In one Spirosoma rigui genomic region, the following are encoded:
- a CDS encoding AAA family ATPase — MFRYLTADSRMPNQHTIQNLYIPSDLDREFPLAPHFVQAFGSYPNYLHFSDDFKPDGRELIENRGFQVINQSTRVTDEGWHTIERIYQHEDGIMLKAEFVGERFFRLYGYYRSEESVKELLQEMQSFKYVHEDNQTHIYLIQSGLGGLHTERVDISPPDIDLTLHYNEDFPAVHERLTTLLAQPKSKGLILLHGEPGTGKTTYIKYLSSLIKKDMLILPPYMTNYLTSPEIIPFLLDNKDSVLIIEDAERILQSREAGGDTNSVSNILNLTDGLLADCMHIQVIATFNASKHLLDKALLRKGRLMVDYAFGKLSTSKANDLLNHLGRDHRTTEPMTLADIFNSEEQTVSGERHEVKMGF; from the coding sequence ATGTTTCGCTATCTGACGGCCGACAGTCGAATGCCTAACCAACATACTATACAGAATTTGTACATCCCCAGCGATCTCGATCGGGAGTTTCCGCTGGCTCCCCACTTTGTTCAGGCGTTTGGCAGCTACCCTAATTACCTGCATTTCAGCGACGATTTTAAACCCGATGGTCGGGAACTGATCGAGAATCGTGGTTTCCAGGTTATCAATCAGTCAACAAGGGTGACCGACGAGGGATGGCACACCATTGAGCGGATCTACCAGCACGAGGATGGTATCATGCTCAAGGCTGAATTTGTTGGTGAGCGTTTCTTCCGGCTCTATGGGTACTACCGCAGCGAAGAGTCGGTGAAAGAGCTCCTACAAGAGATGCAGTCGTTCAAATACGTACATGAGGACAACCAGACGCACATCTATCTGATTCAGAGCGGGCTGGGCGGACTGCATACCGAGCGGGTCGATATTTCACCGCCCGACATTGACCTTACGCTCCATTATAACGAGGATTTTCCGGCCGTTCACGAACGATTGACTACGTTACTGGCGCAGCCCAAAAGTAAGGGGCTGATCCTGCTGCACGGCGAGCCGGGGACGGGTAAAACGACATACATAAAATACCTCAGTTCGTTGATCAAGAAGGATATGCTGATTCTGCCGCCTTACATGACCAACTATCTGACTTCACCGGAGATCATACCTTTCCTGCTCGATAATAAAGATTCGGTCTTGATTATCGAAGACGCCGAGCGAATTCTTCAGTCACGGGAGGCTGGTGGCGATACCAACAGCGTATCGAACATACTCAATCTGACCGACGGCCTGCTGGCCGATTGTATGCACATCCAGGTCATTGCCACCTTCAACGCGAGCAAACATCTGCTCGATAAGGCCCTGCTGCGGAAAGGCCGGCTGATGGTTGACTACGCCTTCGGTAAACTGTCGACGTCGAAAGCCAACGACTTACTGAATCACCTGGGTCGTGACCACCGCACTACGGAACCCATGACACTCGCGGATATTTTCAACAGTGAGGAACAAACGGTCTCCGGCGAGCGGCATGAGGTGAAAATGGGTTTTTAA
- a CDS encoding TolC family protein — protein MDLTVYKLLLFIRQRITLLILLGLFFNSIATAQTISARKLVSFGASSGLADDTLYLDIDQDIAVQLIPFDELAKVAYQHSPYIKYQNEITNGLSASTDLAKAQILQNIGGYANYSTGNQTILASGGSVRPGESTLGQIANGYRVGVDLRVSLYELFGRKHQIRQAQANYRASIVQKESVELQLKQQLISVYQDMITAQQILKLRLIDEQASLAAYRVAEVESQKGRISANLLAEATSRYVQSKSSTEQTKGDFLKNVHYFEALVGVPIQRLKRN, from the coding sequence ATGGATCTTACCGTTTACAAGCTGCTACTTTTTATCCGGCAACGTATTACCCTACTTATCCTGTTAGGATTGTTCTTTAATTCGATTGCCACCGCTCAAACCATTAGTGCCCGTAAGTTGGTTTCCTTCGGCGCATCGTCGGGGCTGGCCGATGATACCCTGTATCTCGATATTGACCAGGATATTGCGGTGCAGCTGATCCCGTTCGATGAACTGGCAAAGGTGGCCTACCAACATTCCCCATACATTAAGTACCAGAACGAAATTACGAATGGCCTGAGCGCCAGCACTGATCTGGCAAAGGCCCAGATATTACAAAACATCGGTGGATACGCCAACTATTCAACTGGTAATCAAACTATTCTGGCTTCGGGAGGTTCGGTGCGCCCGGGTGAGTCCACGCTTGGGCAAATTGCTAACGGTTACCGGGTGGGCGTCGATTTACGGGTTTCGCTGTATGAATTATTTGGCCGTAAGCACCAGATTCGGCAGGCGCAGGCTAACTACCGGGCGTCGATTGTACAGAAGGAGTCAGTTGAACTACAGTTGAAACAGCAATTGATCAGTGTGTACCAGGATATGATTACCGCGCAGCAGATTCTGAAGCTGCGATTGATTGACGAGCAGGCATCACTGGCAGCCTATCGGGTTGCGGAAGTTGAAAGCCAGAAAGGTCGAATTAGTGCCAATTTGTTGGCTGAAGCAACGAGTCGTTACGTGCAGAGTAAGAGCAGTACGGAGCAGACCAAAGGTGACTTCCTGAAAAACGTCCACTATTTTGAAGCGCTGGTGGGGGTTCCTATTCAACGGTTAAAGCGAAACTAA
- a CDS encoding PorP/SprF family type IX secretion system membrane protein translates to MPARLYSYTFAAVSLLLFLGVAKPATAQKEVLYSQYLVNPLSINPATAGSRESFHLTAFFRRKWVTLRNAPVTQSVTADGSVAGGRIGLGFQALNDRMGLYAATGVFGSVAYRFNLPALAKLSVGVQGGVNVLPLYDPTGTSLNRAIASFGLGVYYQSDRFFAGVSAPEMAGQTLDLTGRFLYRSVRPVMLQVGTTVELDENVALIPSVLVSKIADRPVGVDLNARLWFNEQFGLGASYRQNSPGLIQTNYIQALAEYQITSAIRLGYIFNSKTPENPTAGLYFQQSVHEVMFRFSPNVLKFTY, encoded by the coding sequence ATGCCCGCTCGTTTGTATTCGTACACATTTGCCGCTGTTAGTCTACTGCTCTTTTTGGGCGTTGCTAAACCGGCTACTGCCCAGAAAGAGGTGCTTTATTCCCAGTACCTGGTAAATCCATTGTCCATCAATCCCGCTACGGCCGGAAGTCGTGAGTCGTTTCACCTGACCGCTTTTTTTCGGCGCAAATGGGTAACGTTGCGGAATGCACCGGTAACCCAGAGCGTTACGGCCGACGGGTCGGTGGCAGGTGGGCGGATTGGGTTGGGGTTCCAGGCACTGAATGACCGGATGGGGCTCTATGCCGCCACGGGGGTATTTGGCAGTGTCGCTTACCGATTTAATTTGCCGGCGCTGGCCAAGCTATCGGTCGGTGTTCAGGGGGGCGTCAACGTTCTGCCGCTATACGATCCTACCGGAACGAGTCTGAACCGCGCTATCGCCAGCTTTGGCCTGGGCGTTTATTACCAGTCCGATCGTTTTTTTGCGGGTGTATCGGCTCCCGAGATGGCGGGGCAGACGCTGGACTTAACCGGTCGGTTTCTGTACCGGAGTGTTCGGCCGGTGATGCTACAGGTAGGAACAACCGTTGAACTGGACGAAAACGTCGCGCTGATTCCCTCCGTATTAGTCTCGAAAATTGCTGACCGGCCAGTCGGCGTTGATTTGAATGCACGTTTGTGGTTTAACGAACAATTTGGTCTGGGTGCTTCCTATCGGCAAAACAGTCCTGGCTTGATCCAAACGAATTACATCCAGGCCCTGGCCGAGTACCAGATCACGAGCGCCATTCGGCTCGGGTATATTTTCAACTCAAAGACGCCCGAAAATCCCACTGCGGGCCTATATTTTCAGCAGAGTGTCCATGAAGTGATGTTTCGTTTCTCGCCCAATGTGTTGAAGTTCACATACTGA
- a CDS encoding PorP/SprF family type IX secretion system membrane protein, which translates to MSNQFSTNRWAVVLLLILGIGSSRVQAQQDKMFSQYMFNMMAINPAYAGSRDVLSMSALYRNQWTGLPGAPQTATFTMDMPLNQERVGVGLQLYGDKFGEMQEAGAFASYAFRIKVGNRSTLALGLQGGASSFRWDLTRVQTSPDGTGQIDPAFAMNISKVLPNFGTGLYLSNDKAYLGISVPRLIKNRLSEYASGDYRSVQRRHAYATAGFVVGISPVVKMKPSFLVKYAEGAPLGFDANINFWFADRIAIGTSIRRNQFTSWTPYSTDAIVGMLEVQLTDQFRFGYAYDRTMNNFKTIAPSSHEVMLRYEFGFGKNRILTPRYF; encoded by the coding sequence ATGTCGAACCAGTTTTCTACCAACCGTTGGGCAGTCGTGCTGCTGCTGATCCTGGGGATCGGCAGCAGCCGGGTCCAGGCACAGCAGGACAAAATGTTCTCGCAGTATATGTTCAACATGATGGCGATTAACCCGGCCTATGCCGGTAGCCGTGATGTGCTGAGCATGTCGGCCCTTTACCGTAATCAGTGGACAGGGCTTCCTGGCGCTCCACAAACGGCCACCTTTACGATGGACATGCCCCTGAATCAGGAGCGCGTTGGCGTTGGTTTGCAGTTGTACGGCGATAAGTTCGGAGAGATGCAGGAGGCTGGTGCCTTTGCTTCCTATGCCTTCCGGATCAAGGTAGGCAACCGGTCTACCCTCGCTCTGGGACTACAGGGGGGCGCGTCCAGCTTCCGCTGGGATCTCACCCGCGTACAAACGAGTCCGGACGGTACGGGGCAGATCGATCCGGCCTTTGCTATGAACATCAGCAAGGTTCTGCCCAATTTCGGTACGGGTCTTTACCTCAGCAATGACAAAGCTTACCTGGGTATCTCGGTTCCCCGGCTGATTAAAAACCGCCTGTCGGAGTACGCGTCGGGCGATTACCGGTCTGTTCAACGCCGGCATGCCTACGCGACGGCAGGGTTTGTAGTGGGTATCAGCCCGGTAGTCAAGATGAAACCATCGTTCCTTGTCAAGTATGCTGAGGGCGCACCCCTGGGTTTCGATGCAAACATAAATTTCTGGTTTGCAGACCGAATCGCCATCGGCACGTCGATTCGCAGGAACCAGTTTACATCCTGGACGCCCTACAGCACCGATGCAATCGTGGGAATGCTGGAGGTGCAACTGACCGATCAGTTCCGCTTCGGGTATGCCTACGACCGGACGATGAATAATTTTAAGACGATTGCCCCCAGTTCGCACGAAGTTATGCTCCGCTACGAATTTGGCTTCGGCAAAAACCGCATTTTGACGCCCCGCTATTTCTAA
- a CDS encoding GumC family protein: MTLDVFLRLLKKQLIWFILIPCLTAVTAWYVTKDEPKVYVSQATLYTGLASRYTLLTDKLGSGPDRSASAFDNLLTTLGSKETLLQVGVSLLADHLSLQQPDSLVLGVAGFEQLEREIPLDLRLQLIENGDDPASLRATIDSLSKTPTDNPIKKLLLTSATFYSIQTIGAKLVATARKNTNDVLQMEYEAEDPAVAQRTLHYAIDFLNKRHALLKTSETNSVVSYYEIKLRKAKEALDRAEADLRAFNVRNKVLDYDEEARTVASSREALISEYNQELGRRNAAKASLDALSRRMGQQGGVRNANNDLAEKQKKLSDAEAKLANARAYGQPKNVLAKLQATVAQLSDELKTSAQRYDAAMNTSESVPQQTISADLLAKNLEYEESSARIELYKKRIDEYKAKTDSYSPLGSQLRQLKRQLNVAETEYLSLLQNVDQSRTRRQDVSVGGTLEIMDAPNFPLEPKPSKRSQLIMLGFGVGIFLALLLAGIRFLVDKRIYSPEQAEALIEMPITAVFPTVKKPGVLSNTTVAAKTMFEQLVNAINIELAQITTKPYPPIITLFSIRSKQGKTWVAHGLNRLYANANQHVAYCYPRVNGKEQRETKNGVTYYPYTIRPDFMNVTSVDYLVDHDLGFDATQYDRIILELPALFNNQIPVYLLNSSALSLLVVDADSPWTRAEKQLLSLYVRVTKQPILTVLNRVEGSYANAVTQAEGKQVVDRTERSLQS, translated from the coding sequence ATGACACTCGACGTATTTCTCCGCCTGCTGAAAAAGCAACTGATCTGGTTCATCCTGATCCCCTGCCTGACGGCAGTTACTGCCTGGTACGTCACAAAAGACGAACCTAAAGTCTACGTTTCTCAGGCTACGCTCTATACGGGGCTTGCCTCCCGGTACACGCTGCTCACGGATAAACTGGGCAGCGGACCCGACCGGTCGGCCAGTGCGTTTGATAACCTGCTCACAACGCTCGGGTCTAAAGAAACCCTGCTTCAGGTGGGCGTGAGCCTGTTGGCCGATCACCTGAGTCTACAGCAACCTGACAGCCTGGTACTGGGCGTAGCCGGCTTTGAGCAGCTCGAACGCGAAATTCCCCTCGACCTGCGGCTCCAGCTTATCGAGAATGGCGACGATCCGGCCAGCCTGCGCGCAACGATCGACAGCCTGTCGAAAACACCAACCGACAATCCGATTAAAAAGCTGCTGCTCACGTCGGCAACCTTCTATTCCATCCAGACGATTGGGGCCAAGCTGGTAGCGACCGCTCGCAAGAACACAAACGATGTGCTACAGATGGAGTACGAAGCCGAAGATCCGGCCGTAGCGCAGCGGACGCTTCACTACGCGATCGACTTCCTCAATAAACGGCACGCCCTGCTCAAAACGTCGGAAACGAATTCGGTTGTCAGCTACTACGAGATCAAACTCAGAAAAGCCAAAGAGGCTCTTGACCGGGCTGAAGCAGATCTGAGAGCGTTTAATGTGCGCAACAAAGTGCTGGATTATGACGAAGAAGCCCGAACAGTAGCCAGCTCACGCGAAGCGTTGATTAGTGAGTACAATCAGGAGTTAGGGCGGAGAAATGCTGCCAAAGCATCACTGGATGCACTCAGCCGCCGTATGGGGCAACAGGGCGGAGTTCGTAACGCGAACAATGACCTGGCCGAAAAGCAGAAAAAACTGTCTGATGCCGAAGCAAAGCTGGCCAATGCCCGGGCTTATGGGCAGCCCAAAAATGTACTGGCCAAGTTGCAGGCGACAGTCGCCCAGTTATCAGATGAACTGAAAACGAGTGCCCAGCGCTACGACGCGGCCATGAACACGTCAGAGTCAGTTCCGCAGCAAACGATCAGTGCGGATCTGCTGGCTAAAAATCTGGAGTATGAAGAGTCGTCGGCCCGGATCGAACTCTACAAGAAACGAATCGATGAGTACAAGGCGAAGACCGACTCATACAGCCCACTGGGGTCGCAACTGCGCCAGCTCAAACGGCAGCTCAACGTAGCCGAGACGGAATACCTGTCTCTGTTGCAGAATGTTGACCAGTCGCGTACCCGGCGCCAGGACGTATCGGTCGGCGGAACGCTGGAGATAATGGACGCGCCCAATTTTCCACTGGAGCCAAAACCATCCAAGCGTAGCCAGCTCATTATGCTGGGCTTTGGCGTTGGTATTTTTCTGGCCTTGCTGCTGGCGGGCATACGGTTCCTGGTCGACAAGCGGATTTACTCGCCGGAGCAGGCAGAGGCATTGATTGAAATGCCCATCACGGCCGTGTTTCCAACTGTGAAAAAGCCGGGCGTACTGTCGAACACAACGGTAGCGGCTAAAACCATGTTCGAGCAACTCGTCAACGCCATCAACATTGAACTGGCTCAGATCACCACGAAGCCCTATCCGCCCATCATAACCCTGTTCAGCATCAGAAGTAAGCAGGGGAAAACCTGGGTAGCTCACGGCCTCAATCGACTCTATGCCAACGCCAATCAGCATGTAGCGTACTGCTATCCGCGCGTGAACGGAAAAGAACAACGCGAGACGAAAAACGGGGTCACTTACTATCCCTACACGATTCGACCGGATTTCATGAACGTAACGAGCGTCGACTACCTGGTTGATCACGATCTTGGGTTCGACGCCACGCAATACGATCGCATCATCCTGGAATTACCTGCCTTGTTCAATAATCAGATACCCGTTTATCTGCTCAACAGCAGTGCACTGTCGTTGCTGGTTGTTGATGCCGATAGCCCCTGGACCCGGGCCGAGAAACAGTTGTTGAGCCTGTACGTACGCGTGACGAAACAGCCGATCCTGACGGTACTTAACCGGGTCGAGGGCAGCTACGCCAACGCCGTTACCCAGGCCGAGGGTAAACAGGTCGTGGACCGGACAGAACGATCCCTGCAATCGTAG
- a CDS encoding carboxypeptidase regulatory-like domain-containing protein: MKGIVVLLGFVSLLNGPLRAQVLPKPTTRSQGRLTYQRSVKPSWKVTPSASLLTPSERMVVKARTANALRLANDTKNAEKAYAELVAEGASSPDYPLYHLYYAQALASNGKFGEARAIYAAYEELLEKTGLATATVESNNAQPVLIGDGAGYTVERLALNTQYADFSPTLYRDGLVFVSTRGKHRKGLLAPRRGRYLDLYYLPEAGRLTGANPAPVGRRQEASLRLGSDSYTAPTANDSKTVGSFAGGTPVSGSPDPAQPEIRQFMNTVNSRYNDGPATFSKDGSVVIFTRNNYNEGVFRRSREGINKLKLYTSTLVNGQWSKPRELPLNSDEFSTGHPALARGANGEPDQRLYFASDRPGGFGGTDLYVSNWVAGQWGPPVNLGPLVNSKGHELFPFADDEGNLYLASDGHGGLGGLENLYIQLGTDSQPTGSLVNLGAPFNSPADDFGVVTDGKRNWGYFSSNRVKGGADDDVFRFLRKQEVNPCRELTLAISDVDTKEPLAHAQVAADSPVSGNEQLTTDENGLVRICLTAQSDTRFSVSREGYAGTKIGYSTQDFSDTGASRLEITLAKLTTDVASTVTGTVLSQSGREPIANAVVTLTSECDGSQQTTTTDADGTYTFSTNPECSYRVEATKADMGSADGYSPKNSAQPVDLLMFAKGDIIRVENIYYSLNKATLRPEAAGELDKVVALMNKYPAMTIELRSHTDSRATAQYNRTLSTNRAKIAASYLVSKGIATRRVLANGYGESLLLNNCADGVNCSEEDHQQNRRTEIKIVRVE; the protein is encoded by the coding sequence ATGAAAGGTATCGTTGTTCTGCTCGGGTTTGTCAGTTTGTTAAACGGCCCACTCAGGGCACAAGTACTCCCGAAACCAACAACGCGTTCCCAGGGTCGGCTTACCTACCAGCGAAGCGTAAAGCCGTCCTGGAAAGTGACCCCATCGGCCTCCCTGCTCACCCCTTCGGAACGCATGGTCGTAAAAGCCCGTACGGCCAACGCCCTCCGACTTGCCAATGACACCAAGAACGCAGAGAAAGCGTATGCGGAACTGGTAGCAGAGGGGGCTTCGTCGCCCGACTATCCGCTCTATCACCTTTACTACGCACAGGCTCTGGCCAGCAATGGAAAGTTTGGGGAGGCTCGGGCCATTTACGCTGCCTACGAAGAATTATTGGAGAAGACAGGATTGGCTACGGCAACAGTCGAAAGCAACAACGCTCAGCCGGTTTTGATTGGTGATGGAGCTGGCTATACCGTCGAACGCCTGGCACTCAACACGCAGTATGCCGACTTCAGTCCTACCTTGTACCGGGATGGATTGGTATTCGTCTCGACGCGGGGTAAGCACCGAAAGGGCTTATTGGCTCCGCGTCGGGGCCGGTATCTGGATCTGTACTACCTGCCCGAAGCGGGCAGGCTGACGGGCGCAAACCCGGCACCGGTAGGCCGGCGTCAGGAAGCGTCTTTACGACTCGGGTCGGACAGCTACACCGCTCCAACCGCCAACGACTCAAAAACGGTAGGTTCATTTGCCGGTGGAACCCCGGTGTCCGGCAGCCCTGACCCGGCCCAACCGGAGATCCGGCAGTTTATGAACACCGTAAATTCGCGCTACAACGACGGGCCGGCAACTTTCTCGAAGGATGGGTCAGTGGTAATTTTTACCCGTAATAACTACAACGAGGGAGTGTTTCGCCGGAGCCGGGAGGGTATCAATAAATTGAAATTATATACGTCTACGCTCGTAAATGGCCAGTGGAGTAAACCTCGCGAATTGCCCTTGAACAGCGATGAGTTTTCGACTGGCCACCCGGCGCTGGCCAGAGGTGCCAACGGCGAGCCGGACCAGCGCCTGTACTTTGCTTCGGACCGGCCGGGCGGATTTGGCGGTACCGACCTGTATGTCTCGAATTGGGTAGCGGGTCAGTGGGGACCGCCGGTCAATCTGGGCCCACTGGTAAATAGTAAAGGACATGAACTGTTCCCGTTTGCCGATGATGAAGGAAACCTATACCTGGCTTCCGACGGACACGGTGGGCTAGGGGGACTGGAAAACCTCTATATTCAGCTAGGAACTGATAGCCAGCCAACTGGAAGTTTGGTCAATCTGGGCGCACCATTTAATTCACCGGCGGATGATTTTGGGGTTGTAACCGATGGAAAACGGAACTGGGGGTACTTCAGCAGTAACCGGGTGAAGGGTGGAGCCGATGATGATGTATTTCGGTTTCTGCGCAAGCAGGAAGTAAACCCATGCCGGGAACTGACCCTGGCCATCAGCGATGTAGATACAAAAGAACCGCTGGCCCACGCACAAGTGGCCGCTGACAGTCCGGTTAGTGGAAATGAGCAGCTGACGACCGACGAGAACGGGTTGGTAAGGATTTGTCTGACGGCCCAGAGTGATACCCGGTTTTCGGTGAGCCGGGAGGGGTATGCCGGAACAAAAATTGGGTACTCAACGCAGGATTTTTCAGATACGGGAGCCTCCCGTCTGGAAATAACGCTGGCAAAGCTGACTACCGACGTAGCATCAACCGTGACAGGAACTGTGCTGTCACAAAGCGGCCGTGAACCCATCGCGAACGCGGTTGTTACACTGACCAGCGAGTGTGACGGCAGCCAGCAGACCACCACAACCGATGCTGACGGTACGTACACATTTTCGACGAATCCCGAGTGCAGTTACCGGGTCGAAGCCACGAAAGCCGATATGGGGAGCGCGGATGGCTATAGCCCAAAAAATAGTGCCCAGCCAGTCGATCTGCTTATGTTTGCCAAAGGAGATATCATTCGGGTGGAGAATATCTACTACAGCCTGAACAAAGCGACCCTACGCCCTGAGGCTGCCGGTGAACTGGATAAAGTAGTCGCGCTAATGAACAAATACCCTGCTATGACCATCGAACTGCGCTCGCATACCGATAGCCGGGCTACGGCCCAGTATAACCGCACCTTATCGACAAACCGGGCCAAGATTGCGGCTTCCTACCTGGTATCGAAAGGAATTGCGACCCGGCGCGTGCTGGCAAATGGGTACGGCGAAAGCCTGCTCCTCAACAACTGTGCCGATGGGGTGAACTGTTCCGAAGAAGACCACCAGCAAAACCGGCGAACCGAAATTAAAATAGTGAGGGTGGAGTAG